A stretch of the Candidatus Saccharimonadales bacterium genome encodes the following:
- a CDS encoding glycosyltransferase yields the protein MTIVVTGGGSGGHITPILAVAKELKRIRPDVRIVYIGQIGDGLDDVVAADTNIDEMVAVRAGKLRRYNGEGLRQLLDLRTMYLNIRDGFQMLMGIWQSFWLLGRLKPSIIFTRGSYVSVPVCLAGALRRIPYVTHDSDAIPSLTNRLIARWAAVHAVALPEELYPYPIDTTLTVGVPISPEYQLVTRSLQQQYKRELQLSDYTSLLLVTGGGLGAQRLNDAVIANASELLDRHSGLAIVHLTGRSHETAVKSSYSAILQPEALSRVMVKGFVSDMYRYTGAADVVIARGGATNLAELAVQAKPCIVVPNPLLTGGHQLKNTATLRDAGAIVEMTEEQIQQELRLASVVSDLLDNPGKAAAIGQSFTAFARPDAARRLARLLIEKSKTPA from the coding sequence ATGACGATAGTCGTGACCGGCGGCGGCAGCGGGGGGCATATCACCCCAATCCTGGCAGTCGCTAAAGAACTCAAACGCATCCGGCCTGATGTCCGTATCGTCTATATCGGCCAAATCGGCGATGGACTGGATGATGTCGTAGCGGCAGATACCAATATCGACGAAATGGTGGCGGTGCGTGCTGGTAAACTGCGCCGCTATAACGGCGAGGGCCTGCGCCAGCTGCTCGACCTACGAACCATGTACCTCAATATACGTGATGGCTTTCAGATGCTCATGGGTATCTGGCAAAGCTTTTGGCTGCTAGGACGGCTCAAACCGAGTATTATATTTACCCGTGGCAGTTACGTCAGCGTGCCGGTCTGTTTGGCTGGCGCTCTGCGGCGCATACCATATGTCACGCATGACTCGGATGCCATCCCTAGTCTGACTAACCGGCTGATCGCCCGCTGGGCGGCAGTACATGCTGTGGCGCTGCCGGAAGAACTCTATCCCTATCCAATCGATACAACGCTCACCGTTGGCGTACCGATCAGTCCAGAGTACCAGCTGGTCACCCGCAGCCTGCAGCAGCAGTACAAAAGAGAATTGCAGCTGAGCGACTACACCAGTCTTCTACTCGTAACCGGTGGTGGCCTGGGCGCTCAGCGGTTGAACGATGCAGTTATTGCCAATGCTTCAGAACTTCTGGACCGGCATAGCGGCTTGGCGATCGTGCATTTGACAGGGCGGAGCCACGAAACGGCCGTCAAGTCTTCGTACAGTGCAATCTTGCAACCAGAAGCACTCAGCCGGGTTATGGTCAAAGGTTTCGTGTCCGACATGTACCGCTACACCGGGGCAGCGGATGTCGTCATTGCCCGTGGTGGCGCCACGAATCTGGCTGAACTGGCGGTCCAAGCTAAACCGTGCATTGTCGTACCAAACCCGCTCTTGACTGGCGGTCATCAGCTGAAGAACACTGCCACGCTCCGGGATGCTGGGGCAATCGTCGAAATGACTGAGGAGCAAATTCAGCAAGAATTACGCCTTGCCAGCGTCGTGTCAGACCTGCTCGACAATCCGGGTAAGGCTGCAGCGATTGGTCAAAGCTTCACGGCTTTTGCCCGGCCTGATGCAGCCCGGCGCTTAGCACGGCTATTAATTGAAAAATCCAAAACACCAGCATGA
- a CDS encoding ATP-binding protein, producing MSGFINVIRKNSRPYLESLRDDIANRRNPHFFWPTGTQVYVGRQGSGKTVSAVKHVHDMKLRYPRSIIVSNVDLKYFKRRPFTDKAGLAAILTNIDPVSEYVFFEDMEQLGIALTGVNNEFYGVIYLIDEIHTYFNALESKNIPMFVFTEISQQRKQRKVIIGSSQLFMRMAKPFREQADNMIICNTIFGILTIQKAFDGMSLSQDYDGGISGHVRKTGWFFHTRKIRNSFDTYQKVVSGAEQYDTMQQPMQLVSKGRKVQVK from the coding sequence ATGTCCGGATTTATTAATGTCATACGCAAAAATAGCCGTCCCTATCTTGAGTCTCTACGCGACGATATTGCTAATCGAAGAAACCCGCATTTCTTTTGGCCTACGGGGACGCAGGTATACGTGGGTAGGCAGGGCAGCGGAAAAACGGTATCGGCAGTAAAACACGTTCACGATATGAAATTACGTTATCCACGATCTATAATCGTCAGCAACGTAGATCTAAAGTATTTCAAACGGCGTCCTTTTACCGATAAAGCTGGCTTGGCCGCAATATTGACAAATATTGACCCTGTATCAGAGTACGTTTTTTTCGAGGACATGGAACAACTCGGCATTGCTCTGACAGGAGTAAATAACGAGTTTTACGGCGTAATATACCTCATCGACGAAATACACACGTATTTCAACGCATTAGAGTCCAAAAACATTCCGATGTTCGTATTTACTGAGATTTCTCAACAGAGAAAACAACGCAAAGTCATTATTGGCTCGTCCCAGCTTTTCATGCGAATGGCCAAACCGTTCCGTGAACAAGCCGATAACATGATTATCTGTAACACGATCTTCGGCATTTTGACCATTCAAAAGGCTTTCGATGGCATGTCACTATCACAGGATTATGATGGTGGCATTTCCGGCCACGTTAGAAAAACTGGCTGGTTTTTCCATACACGCAAAATACGCAATAGTTTTGATACGTATCAAAAAGTAGTCAGTGGTGCCGAACAATACGACACCATGCAACAACCAATGCAATTAGTATCAAAAGGCAGGAAAGTACAAGTCAAATAG